From Mucilaginibacter rubeus, a single genomic window includes:
- a CDS encoding nucleotidyltransferase domain-containing protein translates to MKSIATLIEQNNKRLLNTRNNILATLAYFDMWDYPLTYGEIFLFLENKYGQHDFTEALDQLIADKLVFHFDRFYSLKNDYMIAIKRNKMNKKAAELVNKAKEIGAFLIKFPYVRGVGISGSLSKNCADENSDIDFFIITERNRLWLARTFMHMFKKLTFLVGKQHNYCMNYYIDEVRLQIVEKNIYTAIEVATIIPLEGDITFENFYKANSWMHDFLPNKCMRLATAKPLKKTWYKVFAEKLFDNPFGSWLDNLLMEITAGRWNKKTEMKKLNMRGAVMSMAASKHFAKPAPENFQVKLIERYRTKVCMLLQQSEERVAQ, encoded by the coding sequence GTGAAAAGTATAGCCACCTTAATTGAACAAAACAATAAACGCTTGCTGAATACCCGAAACAATATCTTAGCTACCCTTGCTTATTTTGACATGTGGGACTATCCGCTAACCTACGGCGAAATATTCCTGTTCCTTGAAAATAAGTATGGTCAGCATGATTTTACCGAAGCGCTTGATCAACTCATAGCAGATAAGCTGGTATTTCATTTCGACAGGTTTTATTCGCTCAAAAACGATTATATGATCGCGATAAAGCGTAATAAAATGAATAAGAAGGCAGCCGAACTGGTCAATAAGGCTAAAGAGATTGGCGCTTTCCTGATCAAATTCCCTTACGTACGTGGCGTAGGCATTTCAGGTTCGTTATCAAAAAACTGTGCCGACGAAAACTCAGATATTGATTTCTTCATCATTACCGAACGCAACAGGCTCTGGCTTGCACGTACGTTTATGCATATGTTCAAGAAACTTACCTTTTTGGTTGGTAAACAGCATAATTACTGCATGAACTATTATATAGATGAAGTCCGGCTGCAGATAGTTGAAAAAAACATTTATACCGCTATTGAAGTAGCCACCATTATCCCGCTTGAAGGAGATATCACCTTTGAGAATTTTTACAAGGCAAACTCCTGGATGCATGATTTTTTGCCCAACAAGTGTATGCGCCTTGCCACCGCAAAACCATTAAAAAAAACATGGTACAAAGTTTTTGCCGAAAAGCTGTTCGATAATCCTTTCGGAAGTTGGCTTGACAACCTATTAATGGAAATTACCGCAGGCCGCTGGAACAAGAAAACCGAAATGAAGAAACTAAATATGCGGGGCGCAGTAATGAGCATGGCCGCAAGCAAACATTTCGCCAAACCCGCTCCCGAAAATTTTCAGGTTAAATTAATAGAACGGTACCGGACTAAGGTTTGTATGTTATTACAGCAATCTGAAGAGCGGGTTGCGCAGTAA